A portion of the Cryptomeria japonica chromosome 5, Sugi_1.0, whole genome shotgun sequence genome contains these proteins:
- the LOC131076644 gene encoding cytochrome P450 734A6-like produces the protein MASMWLDNKMGTAAALAFLAAKLTIALWWKPLQIAKHFQSQGIAGPPYKLLLGNSLEFTKFMSEATANSMKLSHDIVARLQPWYSYWSKIYGSTFLMWLGPIPTLVIGRCELEKEALGDKMGSYGIKWDPVMKDILGEGLVELNGDKWAHHRRIVNPSFHTDKLKDMVCCMVESTVNMLQKWEKAVKNDEKEVDVAEEFKALTSDVIARTAFGSSYLQGKHIFDLLAQQMSLACQDSVKLMVPGYRFLPFKRNRQRWRLNREIKRALKELITNREKAGPNTTQGYGNDLLGSMMNTIQEMRSSESNQGLTIEEIIAECKTFFIAGQETTSNYLTFAIVLLAMHPDWQDQARSEVQQLGMILNEVIRLYPPIAVFRREIHKDTTLGGIAIPEGTQVIFPTLSFNHDTSLWGEDANEFKPERFSEGISKAAKDDSAAFIPFGYGLRSCMGKNYAMLETKVALAMILQRFSFVLSPGYVHAPTSFVTMFPQHGALIILHNLHSDESTV, from the exons ATGGCGTCGATGTGGCTCGACAACAAAATGGGTACAGCTGCCGCCC TGGCGTTTCTAGCTGCCAAACTTACTATAGCACTATGGTGGAAGCCTCTACAAATAGCCAAGCATTTTCAATCTCAAGGCATTGCAGGCCCTCCTTACAAGCTACTCCTTGGAAATTCTCTTGAATTCACCAAGTTTATGTCTGAGGCCACAGCCAATTCTATGAAACTCTCGCATGACATTGTGGCAAGACTGCAACCTTGGTACTCTTACTGGTCCAAAATATATG GGTCCACTTTCCTAATGTGGCTGGGGCCCATACCAACACTGGTAATTGGTAGATGCGAATTGGAGAAGGAGGCGCTAGGTGATAAGATGGGGAGCTATGGAATAAAATGGGATCCTGTGATGAAAGATATACTTGGAGAAGGCCTGGTGGAGCTCAATGGTGATAAATGGGCACATCACCGGCGGATAGTAAATCCATCCTTTCATACTGATAAGCTCAAG GATATGGTTTGTTGCATGGTGGAGAGCACTGTTAATATGCTGCAGAAGTGggagaaagctgtcaaaaatgatgAGAAAGAAGTAGATGTGGCCGAGGAATTCAAGGCTCTAACTTCAGACGTTATTGCCCGCACTGCGTTTGGGAGCAGCTATCTCCAAGGAAAACATATTTTTGACTTGCTGGCTCAGCAAATGTCCTTGGCATGTCAGGATAGTGTAAAATTAATGGTTCCTGGCTATAG ATTTCTGCCTTTCAAAAGAAACAGACAACGTTGGAGACTCAACAGAGAAATCAAGAGAGCTCTGAAAGAGCTAATTACAAATCGAGAAAAAGCTGGTCCAAACACCACCCAAGGCTATGGCAATGATCTGCTCGGCTCCATGATGAACACAATCCAAGAGATGAGAAGCTCTGAAAGCAATCAGGGCCTCACAATAGAGGAAATCATAGctgaatgcaaaacatttttcattGCTGGGCAAGAGACTACAAGTAATTACTTAACATTTGCCATTGTTCTCTTGGCCATGCATCCTGACTGGCAAGATCAAGCACGCTCAGAAGTACAACAA TTGGGAATGATTCTAAACGAGGTGATCCGGCTCTACCCACCAATTGCTGTGTTTCGTAGAGAAATACACAAGGATACAACACTAGGAGGAATTGCAATCCCTGAAGGCACGCAGGTCATCTTTCCTACGCTTTCATTCAATCACGATACATCTCTTTGGGGAGAGGATGCAAATGAATTTAAGCCTGAGAGGTTTAGTGAGGGAATAAGTAAGGCTGCTAAGGATGACTCTGCTGCATTTATCCCTTTTGGATATGGATTGAGGTCGTGTATGGGCAAAAATTATGCTATGCTTGAGACCAAGGTTGCGCTTGCCATGATTTTGCAACGCTTCTCGTTTGTTCTTTCTCCAGGTTACGTCCATGCACCCACATCGTTTGTGACAATGTTTCCTCAGCATGGAGCTCTGATCATTCTTCATAACCTGCATTCAGATGAAAGCACGGTTTGA